In a single window of the Pseudodesulfovibrio profundus genome:
- a CDS encoding DUF362 domain-containing protein produces MTRAHQTSMGRRRCLRTLLFLGAGILSGAGFPRKARAMNTTTTVVVIATDDRKKGVRAAMEYFGLHGIDGSRVALKANYNSADPFPASTHPDTLEAIIQTLRDAGARSITLPERSGMGDTASVLQTMGVNTICEEHGAEVVIMDDLDADGYVPHSPKRSHWKRGFLLARPFEEADKVIQTCCLKTHQYGGHFTMSLKNVVGAIAKYDPNDGYNYMRELHSSSRQRSLIAEIGLAFRNDLIIMDGLKAFVSGGPHTGKEVYPGVIIAGTDPVAVDSVGVAILRTFGTTREVMRGSVADQEQIKRAAELGVGISDPSRIDLVGMGDGADKIVADIRAHLA; encoded by the coding sequence ATGACCAGAGCACATCAGACATCCATGGGACGGCGTCGATGCCTGCGAACTTTACTGTTTCTTGGCGCAGGGATTTTGTCGGGAGCCGGATTCCCACGGAAGGCACGAGCAATGAACACAACCACCACTGTCGTCGTTATTGCCACAGATGACAGAAAGAAGGGAGTCCGGGCTGCCATGGAGTATTTCGGGCTGCACGGCATTGATGGCAGCCGCGTCGCGCTCAAGGCGAATTACAACAGCGCCGATCCGTTCCCGGCCTCGACACACCCGGACACACTGGAAGCCATCATTCAGACTCTGCGGGATGCAGGCGCCCGATCCATCACCCTGCCGGAACGAAGCGGCATGGGCGACACCGCTTCGGTCCTGCAAACCATGGGTGTTAACACCATCTGCGAAGAACACGGGGCGGAAGTGGTGATCATGGATGACCTGGATGCGGACGGCTATGTACCCCATTCACCCAAGCGGTCCCACTGGAAGCGCGGATTCCTGCTGGCCCGTCCCTTTGAGGAGGCAGACAAGGTCATCCAGACGTGTTGCCTCAAGACCCATCAGTACGGCGGCCATTTTACCATGTCCCTCAAGAATGTGGTGGGAGCCATTGCAAAGTATGACCCCAACGACGGGTACAACTACATGCGCGAACTACACTCCTCCTCGCGACAGCGGTCGCTCATTGCCGAGATCGGGCTGGCGTTCCGTAATGACCTCATCATCATGGACGGACTCAAGGCGTTTGTCTCCGGCGGTCCGCACACAGGCAAGGAAGTATATCCGGGCGTAATCATAGCAGGCACCGACCCGGTAGCCGTGGACAGCGTGGGCGTTGCCATCCTGCGTACATTCGGCACCACCCGGGAGGTGATGCGAGGCTCGGTGGCAGATCAGGAGCAGATCAAGCGTGCTGCCGAGTTGGGCGTGGGGATCAGTGACCCGTCCCGTATCGACCTGGTCGGGATGGGAGATGGTGCGGATAAGATAGTTGCCGACATACGGGCGCATCTCGCCTAG
- a CDS encoding lactate utilization protein, translating into MSKRIEQTLAALETNRFLPYLADDTSHAAEIILSEIIPELAPGVVSYGDSMTLMETGVLETFRHDPAIRFIDTFEPGVDRATILQRRREALLADLFLTGTNALTMDGKLVNLDMVGNRVAGLVFGPTDVIVTVGTNKIVKNTDEAVKRIREQAAPLNAKRHNTATPCAKTGKCQQCKSPERICNVWTIMEKSWPEGRIRVVLIDQELGL; encoded by the coding sequence ATGTCCAAACGCATCGAACAGACACTCGCCGCCCTTGAAACGAACCGATTCCTCCCCTATCTGGCGGATGACACGTCCCACGCTGCCGAAATAATCCTTTCCGAGATCATCCCGGAACTGGCGCCCGGAGTGGTCTCTTACGGCGACTCGATGACCCTCATGGAAACCGGTGTGCTGGAAACTTTCAGACACGATCCCGCCATTCGGTTCATCGACACCTTTGAGCCGGGGGTGGATCGAGCCACCATTCTGCAACGACGGCGGGAGGCGCTGCTTGCCGACCTGTTCCTGACCGGAACCAACGCCCTGACCATGGACGGCAAGCTCGTGAATCTCGACATGGTCGGCAATCGCGTGGCCGGACTGGTCTTCGGTCCCACCGACGTCATCGTGACCGTGGGAACCAACAAGATCGTCAAGAACACGGATGAAGCGGTAAAGCGCATCCGTGAACAGGCAGCCCCGCTCAATGCCAAACGTCACAACACGGCGACTCCATGCGCCAAGACCGGCAAATGCCAGCAGTGCAAAAGCCCGGAGCGCATCTGCAATGTGTGGACGATCATGGAAAAGAGCTGGCCCGAAGGACGAATCCGGGTCGTGCTCATTGATCAGGAACTCGGCCTGTAG
- a CDS encoding carboxymuconolactone decarboxylase family protein — MEPAEKATELFRQMNKNRRDVFKAYQSFTSSIKKGSSIEDKYQSLILIACSILSQCDMCISLHVQNAATHGATKDEIIDAGLLAVAMGGSPRMMYMRHIYEEVDKLFD; from the coding sequence ATGGAACCCGCAGAGAAAGCAACGGAACTCTTCCGTCAGATGAACAAAAACCGTCGCGATGTGTTCAAAGCATATCAGAGCTTCACCTCATCCATCAAAAAGGGCAGCTCCATCGAGGACAAATACCAGTCGCTGATCCTCATCGCCTGTTCCATTCTCTCGCAGTGCGACATGTGTATTTCCCTGCATGTCCAGAACGCGGCAACCCACGGTGCAACCAAGGATGAAATCATCGATGCCGGTCTTTTGGCTGTTGCCATGGGTGGCTCCCCGCGCATGATGTATATGCGCCACATTTACGAAGAAGTGGACAAACTCTTCGATTAG
- a CDS encoding ABC transporter transmembrane domain-containing protein yields MQLLVVGVIVITVVMRVLPLEMQKRIINEAIGLRDLNALYLYCGLYIGAVTLAGILKFIINLLQVYIGERTLRTVRERLYEHLLSLPIQFYRRTSPGNVISYIITEFIPVATFIGQAVAVPAVNILTFFAMAGYMIYLNPTIGLISISIYPIELFVLPRLQKRFRRANRRRMKHTQKLSGLVGEAVSGVHEVHSNASIPLESRRFKSVLDELYKATVLQNGLKFAIKFVNNFFMSLGPFILFLIGGYYAIQGRFDVGAIVAFLSAYEKLYDPWKELMEFWQVYQDSSVRYKQIMRAFDQSPEFLQAVEGRSPYALDNDLEVKDLTFVVGGNIKLLDRISLKVKGGEHVALVGFSGSGKSTLALCVAQLYKYTGGSVLIGGREVSELTKQDMSYNLGMVAQHPFIFDGTVKENLLYSCKSLTMQGGSCTSRGDEPDLDTLIKVTQQVGLYTDVLAFALRARLEPGAHIQLRDDIVEVRRDFQEGEEGMYADVAESIEFFDMEHYSRYMTVAENIAFGSAVDEKYDQEHLHLHPRFLEFLESHGLMAHLTVLGETLARVVTDELGPEPEPQMFENSPIPEELYGEYQKVANRLDSGNPLSEEETALVHKLALAFIPGIHRQVDLDRGFANRVVNSRQDFMKMVEEEFPGAFAFFIGDHYIDSINIKDNILFGRVRSDDPDAEDEINHRIMQALIMQGALEPVIEIGLEFEVGSMGDRLSGGQRQKIALARTFLKNPPILILDEATAALDNKSQARVQNIITSNLKGRSTVLAVIHRLDMLPHYDKVVVLKAGKIVEQGGYEELIERKGALYTLVRGTQD; encoded by the coding sequence TTGCAGCTGCTTGTTGTGGGAGTCATTGTCATCACCGTGGTCATGCGTGTCCTTCCACTGGAGATGCAGAAGCGGATCATCAACGAGGCCATTGGTTTGCGCGATCTGAATGCCTTGTACCTGTACTGCGGCCTGTATATAGGTGCCGTGACTCTGGCTGGCATACTGAAATTCATCATCAACCTGCTACAGGTCTACATCGGGGAGCGAACACTCAGGACTGTCCGTGAGCGACTCTACGAACATCTGCTCTCCCTGCCCATTCAGTTCTATCGCCGTACTTCTCCCGGCAACGTCATTTCCTACATCATCACCGAATTCATCCCGGTTGCCACATTCATCGGACAGGCTGTTGCCGTGCCTGCGGTCAACATCCTGACGTTCTTTGCCATGGCCGGTTACATGATCTATCTGAATCCGACCATCGGACTCATTTCCATTTCCATCTATCCCATCGAGTTGTTCGTGCTGCCGCGGCTCCAGAAGCGGTTCCGCCGAGCCAATCGACGGCGTATGAAACACACGCAGAAACTGTCCGGTCTGGTGGGCGAGGCCGTGTCAGGTGTGCACGAGGTACACTCCAACGCATCGATCCCGCTTGAATCCCGCCGGTTCAAATCGGTACTTGATGAGTTGTATAAGGCCACGGTTCTGCAAAACGGGCTCAAGTTCGCCATCAAGTTCGTCAACAATTTTTTCATGAGCCTCGGGCCGTTCATCCTGTTCCTGATCGGTGGTTACTATGCCATTCAGGGTCGCTTCGACGTTGGTGCCATCGTGGCGTTTCTTTCCGCCTACGAAAAGCTGTATGATCCGTGGAAGGAGCTCATGGAGTTTTGGCAGGTCTACCAGGACAGCTCTGTCCGCTACAAGCAGATCATGCGTGCCTTTGACCAGAGCCCGGAATTTCTCCAGGCCGTGGAAGGCCGTTCCCCGTATGCTCTCGACAATGATCTGGAAGTCAAAGACCTCACCTTTGTTGTCGGTGGCAACATCAAGCTGCTGGATCGTATTTCCCTCAAGGTCAAAGGGGGCGAACATGTGGCGCTGGTCGGCTTTTCCGGTTCAGGTAAATCCACATTGGCGCTCTGTGTGGCCCAGCTGTACAAGTATACCGGTGGGTCGGTGCTCATCGGCGGCAGGGAAGTCAGTGAACTGACCAAGCAGGATATGAGTTACAATCTGGGCATGGTCGCCCAGCATCCGTTCATTTTTGACGGGACCGTCAAGGAGAACCTTCTGTACTCCTGCAAGTCGCTGACCATGCAGGGTGGCTCCTGTACGTCCAGAGGCGACGAGCCTGACCTCGACACACTGATCAAGGTTACCCAACAGGTCGGGCTCTATACCGATGTACTCGCTTTTGCCCTGCGCGCCCGCCTTGAGCCCGGAGCGCATATCCAGTTGCGCGATGATATCGTCGAGGTTCGTCGCGACTTCCAGGAAGGTGAAGAGGGCATGTATGCAGATGTGGCTGAATCCATTGAGTTCTTTGATATGGAACACTACTCCCGTTACATGACCGTTGCCGAAAACATTGCTTTCGGCTCGGCCGTGGACGAAAAGTATGACCAGGAGCATCTGCATCTCCATCCGCGGTTCCTCGAATTTCTGGAGAGTCATGGACTCATGGCGCATCTGACCGTGCTTGGTGAAACACTGGCCCGTGTTGTCACGGATGAGCTGGGTCCCGAACCCGAGCCGCAGATGTTTGAAAACAGTCCCATCCCCGAAGAGCTGTACGGCGAATATCAGAAGGTGGCCAACCGACTCGATTCAGGCAACCCCCTCAGTGAAGAGGAAACCGCGTTGGTCCACAAGCTGGCATTGGCGTTTATCCCCGGTATCCATCGTCAGGTGGACCTGGACAGAGGCTTTGCCAACCGCGTGGTCAATTCTCGCCAGGACTTCATGAAGATGGTCGAAGAAGAGTTCCCGGGAGCCTTCGCCTTCTTTATCGGCGATCACTATATCGATTCCATCAATATCAAGGATAATATCCTGTTCGGCCGTGTTCGTTCGGATGATCCGGATGCCGAAGACGAGATCAACCATCGCATCATGCAGGCCCTGATCATGCAAGGCGCACTGGAGCCGGTCATTGAGATCGGGCTTGAATTTGAGGTCGGTTCCATGGGAGATCGTCTTTCCGGTGGACAGCGACAGAAAATCGCCCTTGCCCGGACATTCCTCAAGAATCCGCCCATCCTCATTCTGGATGAAGCAACGGCTGCGCTGGATAACAAGTCGCAGGCCCGGGTGCAGAATATCATTACTTCCAATCTGAAAGGACGCTCCACTGTGTTGGCGGTCATTCATCGCCTGGATATGCTGCCGCATTACGACAAGGTCGTGGTGCTCAAGGCGGGTAAAATCGTGGAACAGGGTGGCTACGAGGAATTGATCGAGCGCAAGGGAGCGCTCTACACGTTGGTTCGCGGCACTCAGGATTAA
- a CDS encoding SpoIIE family protein phosphatase encodes MKMSIRIKFFIILIAFSLGPMLFSRTLMGREATQAAQEMASTTRQEMHQIINAELETNAVSLMQYLEARGQMFSIGVQLLAKSVEHALFWERPVHDLPTYMTTSFGKSDQGPADQVDSPVYLRKVRRGEIKPVRVSMDHAAFKLPMHEAVTDADETMYRLNSVVETIKDIHREHGFGPYWYNVGLNSGLFMTYPGHGQYPMRWDHRDQAWYHSFKGHKNKVAWTMPEIDPVTRLAITSLSTAIHDPEGNFVGAVGMDIPLSSILEEASLKSRWSDKIQSFLVKLHPGDKPEDGYLLILAQQAYDDTNRRSWMSGIEAEYMVADDGENTTRLIQAMTESKSGVIRLPYKGEDCVWAYASNKDFSFLLIIPEAVATQLPDQVAGSITSIFERIRTISLYVSGLVFVVVGLIAWFGSRKVTKPLLQMASAAKRLARGDFSTRIDMHTGDERDQLINAFNEMGPKLQEHLHLRRDMELAQQVQQLLLPADVPALEGWEISGGIEFCDETGGDYYDFIPMTQGDTRCLGVVLGDVSGHGVPSALMMATVRGQLHSLSKAPLRPCRRIQAINTVLSRDLDGTGRFLTLFYLRLCANDSEVIWVRAGHDPAIRYNPETDEFSQLSGEGLPLGVLEEYTFEEYSTKLHAGEILLLATDGVWEARNQEGEMFGKERMLAIIRENAHNSIETVRKAIVQAVEEFQGNGQEDDIAVVVIKRVQS; translated from the coding sequence ATGAAAATGTCCATTCGCATAAAATTCTTCATCATTCTCATCGCCTTCAGTCTGGGGCCGATGCTGTTTTCCCGTACGCTCATGGGCAGGGAGGCCACTCAGGCCGCCCAGGAAATGGCAAGCACGACGCGGCAGGAGATGCACCAGATCATCAATGCCGAACTGGAAACCAATGCTGTCAGCCTCATGCAGTATCTGGAGGCTCGCGGACAAATGTTCTCCATAGGTGTTCAGTTGTTGGCAAAATCAGTCGAACACGCCTTGTTCTGGGAACGTCCCGTGCACGACCTCCCGACCTACATGACCACATCATTCGGCAAGAGCGACCAGGGTCCCGCCGATCAGGTCGACTCACCGGTCTACCTGCGAAAGGTACGTCGAGGCGAGATCAAGCCCGTGCGCGTCAGCATGGACCATGCCGCTTTCAAACTGCCCATGCACGAAGCCGTTACTGACGCGGATGAGACCATGTATCGTCTCAACAGCGTGGTCGAAACCATCAAGGACATTCACCGCGAGCACGGTTTTGGTCCCTACTGGTATAACGTGGGCCTGAATTCCGGCCTCTTCATGACCTACCCCGGCCACGGCCAGTACCCCATGCGTTGGGATCATCGCGATCAAGCCTGGTACCACTCCTTCAAGGGACACAAGAACAAGGTCGCCTGGACCATGCCCGAGATCGACCCGGTCACCCGGCTCGCCATCACCTCACTCTCAACGGCCATTCACGACCCCGAGGGCAACTTCGTCGGTGCCGTTGGCATGGATATCCCGCTCTCCAGCATTCTGGAAGAAGCCAGCCTCAAATCGCGCTGGAGCGATAAAATCCAGTCTTTTCTGGTCAAGCTCCACCCTGGAGACAAACCCGAAGACGGCTACCTGCTCATACTTGCGCAGCAAGCATATGATGATACCAACCGCCGATCATGGATGTCCGGCATCGAGGCCGAATACATGGTGGCAGATGACGGCGAAAACACGACTCGCCTGATTCAGGCCATGACGGAATCGAAGAGCGGTGTCATCCGCCTGCCCTACAAAGGCGAAGATTGCGTCTGGGCTTATGCATCCAACAAGGACTTCAGTTTCCTGCTGATCATCCCCGAAGCCGTGGCTACCCAGTTGCCCGATCAGGTGGCTGGATCGATCACGTCGATTTTCGAGCGCATCCGCACTATCTCGCTGTATGTTTCCGGGTTGGTCTTCGTGGTGGTCGGCCTCATCGCATGGTTCGGTTCCCGCAAGGTCACCAAACCCTTGCTCCAAATGGCCTCGGCTGCCAAACGGTTGGCCCGTGGCGACTTCTCGACCCGTATCGACATGCACACCGGTGACGAGCGCGATCAGCTCATCAACGCATTCAATGAAATGGGACCGAAGCTGCAGGAGCACCTTCACCTGCGTCGCGACATGGAACTGGCCCAACAGGTCCAGCAACTGCTGCTTCCCGCAGACGTTCCGGCCCTCGAAGGCTGGGAGATATCCGGCGGCATCGAATTCTGTGACGAGACCGGCGGCGACTATTACGACTTCATTCCCATGACCCAGGGTGACACACGATGTCTTGGCGTCGTGCTGGGCGATGTTTCCGGGCACGGCGTACCCTCGGCACTGATGATGGCGACGGTCAGAGGACAACTGCACTCCCTGTCCAAGGCTCCCCTTCGTCCCTGTCGGCGCATTCAGGCCATCAACACCGTGTTGAGCCGCGACCTCGACGGGACCGGCCGGTTCCTCACTCTCTTTTACCTGCGACTGTGTGCCAATGATTCCGAGGTAATATGGGTACGAGCGGGACACGATCCGGCCATCCGCTACAATCCGGAAACCGACGAGTTTTCACAACTCAGCGGTGAAGGGCTGCCCCTTGGCGTGCTCGAAGAATATACCTTCGAAGAATACAGCACCAAGCTTCACGCCGGAGAAATCCTGCTGCTTGCCACGGATGGGGTATGGGAAGCACGCAACCAAGAGGGCGAAATGTTTGGCAAAGAAAGAATGCTTGCCATAATCAGGGAGAATGCGCACAATTCCATTGAAACTGTACGAAAGGCGATAGTTCAGGCCGTTGAAGAGTTTCAAGGCAACGGACAGGAAGATGATATCGCCGTCGTCGTCATCAAGAGGGTTCAATCGTGA
- a CDS encoding ATP-binding protein, producing the protein MTENTVSFRMTNKENCFRRFRPLLVTFGEQHGLPDKVIFHLSLVIDELVTNIISYGYADFNIHPIDVSLSLEGTVVTIRIEDDGKPFNILTAPPPELDIPLDERVRPVGGMGVHLVKSMVHLVQYERKDDKNILTLIKDLSKKCCIDSKK; encoded by the coding sequence GTGACTGAGAACACCGTATCCTTCCGCATGACCAACAAGGAAAACTGCTTCAGGCGTTTCCGGCCCCTGCTGGTAACGTTCGGAGAACAGCACGGTCTGCCGGACAAGGTCATTTTCCACCTCTCTCTGGTCATCGATGAACTTGTCACCAATATCATCAGTTACGGGTACGCCGATTTCAACATCCATCCCATCGACGTTTCCCTCTCCCTTGAAGGAACGGTCGTCACCATCCGTATCGAGGATGACGGCAAGCCCTTCAATATTCTGACAGCCCCACCGCCTGAACTGGATATCCCGCTGGATGAACGGGTCCGACCTGTGGGCGGCATGGGGGTCCATCTGGTGAAGTCCATGGTCCACCTTGTCCAATACGAACGAAAAGACGACAAAAACATACTGACACTGATCAAGGACCTCAGTAAGAAATGCTGCATCGACAGCAAAAAATAG
- a CDS encoding STAS domain-containing protein — translation MALNETKENGITIITVNGNLDAEGTQDMEERVIGLLENGERSLLFDFSDLDYINSSGLRVLVLAYQRLKKNQGSVAICGIKDYIQEVFEVSGYDKIFPLYPNRTDAISGM, via the coding sequence ATGGCTCTCAACGAAACCAAAGAAAACGGCATCACCATCATCACCGTGAACGGCAACCTGGATGCCGAAGGTACACAGGACATGGAAGAACGGGTCATTGGTCTGTTGGAAAACGGTGAGCGCTCGCTGTTGTTTGATTTCTCGGACCTCGACTACATCAACAGCTCGGGGCTTCGCGTTCTGGTATTGGCTTACCAGCGCCTCAAGAAAAATCAGGGCAGCGTGGCCATCTGCGGAATCAAGGACTACATTCAGGAAGTCTTTGAAGTGTCCGGCTACGACAAGATTTTCCCGCTTTACCCCAATAGAACAGACGCCATTTCCGGCATGTAG
- a CDS encoding TIGR01777 family oxidoreductase: MRAIIAGGTGFIGKNLVDNLKGSDWEIVVLSRSPGKVADIFDSGVIGMRWDNGDWPDMLGPETVVVNLAGENIADGRWTASKKERILTSRIKAGQRLVEVVKQSGVTPAALIQASAVGYYGPHGDKLIDESTPSGSGFLAEVCRQWEASTQELKSMGVRRCVIRTGMVLGDGGALEKMLPPFRNYLGGPPGDGFQGASWIHMADEVGAIRFLMENTAASGAFNLTAPTPVRMRKFSRILGETLDRPYKLKVPPFALRLLFGEMADEVLLSGQLALPKRLQEAGYEFRFATLEDALKDILG, translated from the coding sequence ATGCGTGCGATAATTGCCGGCGGGACCGGCTTCATTGGCAAGAATCTGGTTGATAACCTCAAGGGAAGCGACTGGGAGATCGTGGTCTTGTCCAGATCGCCCGGCAAAGTGGCCGACATCTTCGACAGCGGTGTCATCGGCATGCGCTGGGACAACGGCGATTGGCCCGACATGCTCGGCCCAGAAACCGTAGTGGTCAACCTTGCCGGAGAGAACATCGCTGACGGACGCTGGACCGCCAGCAAAAAGGAGCGCATCCTCACCAGTCGCATCAAGGCCGGACAGCGGCTGGTTGAAGTGGTCAAGCAATCCGGGGTCACCCCTGCCGCCCTCATTCAGGCTTCAGCCGTCGGTTACTACGGTCCGCACGGCGACAAGCTCATCGATGAATCAACTCCTTCAGGGAGTGGTTTTCTGGCCGAAGTCTGCCGACAGTGGGAGGCGTCCACACAGGAACTGAAGAGCATGGGCGTGCGACGCTGCGTGATCCGCACGGGCATGGTCCTTGGGGATGGTGGCGCACTGGAAAAGATGCTCCCGCCATTTCGCAATTATCTGGGCGGCCCTCCCGGAGATGGATTTCAGGGCGCGTCATGGATTCACATGGCAGATGAAGTCGGCGCCATCCGGTTCCTCATGGAAAACACGGCTGCCAGCGGCGCGTTCAACCTCACTGCACCGACGCCGGTTCGCATGCGCAAGTTTTCCCGCATCCTCGGCGAAACACTGGACCGGCCCTACAAGCTCAAGGTTCCGCCATTCGCATTGCGGCTCCTGTTCGGCGAAATGGCTGATGAAGTCTTGCTCAGCGGCCAACTGGCATTACCCAAACGGTTGCAGGAAGCGGGCTATGAATTCCGGTTCGCCACCCTGGAAGACGCGCTCAAGGATATTTTGGGCTAA
- a CDS encoding sigma-54-dependent transcriptional regulator, with amino-acid sequence MAGHILIIDDEEDIRFSLRGILEDEGHNVVEAESGEEGLELIGTDIPDMVFLDIWLPGIDGLEVLDAIAKQHKELPVIMISGHGTIETAVQALKRGAFDFIEKPLSLEKVVVATRNALEFSRLRQENMALKTRINSEQPTSLTGQSESIRNLNDVICRVAPTDAWVLITGENGTGKEIVARSIHNHSNRSDKPLVAVNCAAIPEELIESELFGHEKGAFTGAEKAQEGKFELADGGILFLDEIGDMSLKTQAKILRILQEQSFEHVGGRKTITVDVRVVAATNKNLLHEIEAGNFREDLYYRLKVFPLELPPLRERIEDIPLLISDFMDSLIKQHGFKPISFTPASMDILQAYPWPGNVRELKNFVERMFIMYAGDAVSPDKLPPEFKKTATPARPSVNTEANGESSEGVDFGALIAGGPNDLKQARADFEARFLEAKLSEFDGNITQLAKAIGLERSSLYRKLKAYKIQTD; translated from the coding sequence ATGGCCGGACATATTCTGATCATAGACGACGAAGAGGACATCCGCTTTTCCCTGCGCGGCATTCTGGAAGACGAGGGGCATAATGTAGTTGAAGCCGAGAGTGGCGAAGAGGGGCTGGAGCTGATCGGCACCGACATCCCGGACATGGTCTTTCTCGATATCTGGCTGCCGGGGATTGATGGCCTTGAGGTACTCGACGCCATTGCCAAGCAGCACAAGGAATTGCCGGTGATCATGATCTCCGGGCATGGTACCATCGAGACCGCTGTTCAGGCGCTCAAACGCGGGGCCTTCGATTTCATCGAAAAACCTCTCTCACTGGAAAAGGTCGTGGTCGCCACCCGCAATGCGCTGGAGTTTTCCCGACTGCGCCAGGAGAACATGGCCCTCAAAACGCGGATCAATTCCGAGCAGCCCACATCGCTGACCGGCCAGTCCGAGTCCATCCGCAATCTCAACGATGTCATCTGCCGCGTTGCCCCCACAGACGCATGGGTCCTGATTACCGGCGAGAACGGCACCGGTAAGGAAATCGTGGCCCGCTCCATCCATAATCATTCCAATCGCAGCGACAAACCACTGGTGGCCGTGAACTGTGCAGCCATTCCCGAGGAACTGATCGAATCCGAACTGTTCGGTCATGAGAAAGGGGCCTTCACCGGTGCGGAAAAAGCGCAGGAAGGTAAATTTGAGCTGGCTGACGGCGGCATTCTCTTCCTTGATGAAATTGGTGACATGAGCCTGAAAACACAGGCAAAGATTTTACGTATTTTGCAGGAGCAATCGTTCGAACACGTTGGCGGTCGCAAAACCATCACCGTTGATGTGCGCGTGGTTGCTGCCACCAACAAGAATCTGCTGCACGAAATCGAAGCCGGGAATTTTCGAGAGGATCTCTACTATCGGCTCAAGGTTTTCCCACTGGAACTGCCGCCCCTGCGTGAACGTATTGAGGATATCCCGCTTTTGATCAGTGACTTCATGGATTCGCTTATCAAGCAGCACGGATTCAAGCCCATTTCCTTCACCCCGGCGTCCATGGATATTCTTCAGGCCTACCCGTGGCCCGGCAACGTCCGCGAACTCAAGAATTTCGTGGAGCGCATGTTCATCATGTACGCCGGAGATGCGGTCTCTCCAGACAAATTGCCGCCGGAATTCAAAAAAACAGCCACTCCGGCCCGCCCGTCAGTCAATACCGAAGCCAATGGGGAAAGCAGCGAAGGTGTGGATTTCGGCGCTCTGATAGCCGGTGGCCCCAACGATCTGAAACAGGCACGGGCCGACTTTGAAGCCCGTTTCCTTGAGGCCAAGCTGAGCGAGTTTGATGGCAACATCACCCAACTTGCCAAGGCCATCGGGCTGGAGCGAAGTTCCCTGTACCGCAAGCTGAAAGCATATAAAATTCAGACAGATTAG
- a CDS encoding class I SAM-dependent methyltransferase, giving the protein MGWDPDQYERWFNSPEGQFALDREIQLLQAVLAGWPRRGHKLLDIGCGTGLFLEILYQMGFDITGIDSSPEMILAARQRIENRADLHLGDAELSPYSDNEFDYALLWSVLEFTENPEAMLREAARVAEKGILIGFLNKNSLYYSMNVRGTNSRLDKAQWFTWCEMQDLVKDATDFRPTLARSVLPGPMKTWKQTGVSRHINCCLCPPFIGAFTAVRVDFVNMKPMNPLFAWKSQPEMT; this is encoded by the coding sequence ATGGGTTGGGACCCGGATCAATATGAACGGTGGTTCAACTCCCCGGAAGGACAGTTTGCGCTGGATCGTGAAATCCAGTTGCTGCAAGCCGTGCTGGCCGGCTGGCCGCGGCGTGGACACAAGCTGCTGGACATAGGGTGCGGCACCGGTCTGTTTTTGGAAATCCTTTACCAGATGGGCTTTGACATCACCGGTATCGACTCCAGCCCGGAGATGATTCTTGCCGCTCGTCAGCGCATAGAAAACCGCGCCGACCTGCACCTTGGCGACGCCGAACTCTCCCCATATTCCGACAATGAATTCGACTATGCCCTGCTCTGGTCGGTGCTCGAATTTACGGAAAATCCCGAGGCCATGCTGCGCGAGGCGGCGCGTGTGGCGGAGAAGGGTATCCTCATCGGCTTCCTGAACAAGAATTCGCTCTATTATTCCATGAATGTCCGGGGGACCAACTCCAGGCTGGACAAGGCACAGTGGTTCACCTGGTGCGAGATGCAGGATCTGGTCAAGGATGCCACGGATTTTCGTCCGACACTGGCCCGCTCGGTGCTGCCCGGTCCCATGAAAACATGGAAGCAGACCGGCGTCAGTCGCCATATCAACTGCTGCCTCTGCCCGCCGTTCATCGGGGCATTCACCGCGGTTCGCGTGGACTTCGTGAACATGAAGCCCATGAACCCGCTCTTTGCCTGGAAGTCGCAACCGGAGATGACCTAA